The following proteins come from a genomic window of Solwaraspora sp. WMMA2065:
- a CDS encoding family 16 glycoside hydrolase → MAVNPDQHGGAVRPSRAPTRPRRSLTALAAVVGMVLTTTLAAAPVNARPTHGGPPEYRAAQVLTWTTGNDVTAYTSAPTTAEPGPATLVFENSAATGNTSGMQHTLTFETADPTYNQDVNVNILADPYDANGGLWTVDVVLTPGTYRYFCAIPGHGLMNGLLVVSDDNTEDTTAPQVTAALAGPRDDDGGYLGAATVTLTATDDMSGVDTIEHSLDGDEFSEYTAPVTVNEPGQHTLTYRATDIAGNTSDPRSVTFTVTTPPDPDTTAPTVTSSVSGARTPDGGYLDTATVTLIATDDDSGVASVEYSLDSGAYTGYTAPVTVNSPGTHTVSYRATDEAGNTSDPGSVTFTVVAGGGDPQCPVLDTRPTVWLGTRNSAVPNRQVGPGCTINNLIASERIWRNHNEFMQHVRAVVKNLREQGVISQAERVTLIDTAKLSAVGKSDAHTGYQPILNRSGASFDQWEQVGAGGFTRNADGSITSRPVAGLGLLWFPIRSYGDFSVKLQWRDDAPGDARANSGVFVRFPGVHQHPQEPRPEWVAIKYGHEVQIFDGPVGDRYKTGSVYGFDGVDVDAAGVTPKGTWNDYEIRVVGQHYSIFRNGELVNEFVNTPDLVFDPPRADDPGGAGRQRTEGYLGLQVHGADDIVSFRNVRIAPLTP, encoded by the coding sequence ATGGCAGTCAACCCTGACCAACACGGCGGAGCTGTCCGCCCGAGCAGAGCACCGACCCGACCGCGACGGTCGCTGACCGCGCTGGCGGCCGTGGTCGGCATGGTCCTCACCACCACATTGGCCGCGGCGCCGGTCAACGCCCGCCCGACCCACGGCGGTCCACCGGAGTACCGGGCCGCCCAGGTACTGACCTGGACCACGGGCAACGACGTCACCGCGTACACCTCGGCGCCGACCACCGCCGAGCCCGGCCCGGCGACGCTGGTCTTCGAGAACAGCGCAGCGACCGGCAACACCAGCGGCATGCAGCACACGCTCACCTTCGAGACCGCTGACCCGACCTACAACCAGGACGTGAACGTCAACATCCTGGCCGACCCGTACGACGCCAACGGCGGCCTGTGGACCGTCGACGTGGTACTCACTCCGGGGACGTACCGGTACTTCTGCGCCATCCCCGGCCACGGTCTGATGAACGGGCTACTGGTGGTCAGCGACGACAACACCGAAGACACCACCGCGCCCCAGGTGACCGCGGCGCTGGCCGGGCCGCGCGACGACGACGGGGGCTACCTCGGTGCCGCCACCGTCACCCTCACCGCCACCGACGACATGTCCGGTGTCGACACCATCGAACACTCCCTCGACGGCGACGAGTTCAGCGAGTACACCGCCCCGGTCACCGTCAACGAGCCGGGCCAGCACACGCTGACCTACCGGGCGACCGACATCGCCGGAAACACCTCGGACCCGCGGTCGGTCACCTTCACCGTCACCACGCCCCCGGACCCGGACACCACCGCACCCACGGTGACCTCGTCCGTCTCCGGTGCCCGGACGCCGGACGGCGGCTACCTCGACACCGCGACGGTGACCCTGATCGCGACCGACGACGACTCCGGGGTCGCCAGTGTCGAGTACTCCCTCGACAGCGGTGCCTACACCGGCTACACCGCCCCGGTCACGGTGAACAGCCCGGGTACGCACACGGTCAGCTACCGCGCCACCGACGAAGCCGGCAACACCTCCGATCCCGGATCGGTCACCTTCACCGTGGTCGCCGGCGGCGGCGATCCGCAGTGCCCGGTGCTGGACACCCGCCCGACGGTCTGGCTGGGCACCCGCAACAGTGCGGTGCCCAACCGGCAGGTGGGTCCCGGCTGCACCATCAACAACCTGATCGCCAGCGAACGGATCTGGCGTAACCACAACGAGTTCATGCAGCACGTCCGCGCGGTGGTCAAGAACCTGCGCGAACAGGGTGTCATCAGCCAGGCCGAGCGGGTCACCCTGATCGACACGGCCAAGCTGTCGGCAGTCGGCAAGTCGGACGCCCACACCGGCTACCAGCCGATCCTCAACCGGTCGGGCGCGTCGTTCGATCAGTGGGAGCAGGTCGGCGCGGGCGGGTTCACCCGCAACGCCGACGGTTCGATCACCAGCCGGCCGGTCGCCGGACTCGGCCTGCTCTGGTTCCCGATCCGCAGCTACGGCGACTTCTCGGTGAAGCTGCAGTGGCGCGACGACGCCCCGGGTGACGCCCGGGCCAACAGCGGCGTCTTCGTCCGGTTTCCCGGCGTGCACCAGCATCCGCAGGAGCCCCGGCCGGAATGGGTGGCCATCAAGTACGGCCACGAGGTGCAGATCTTCGACGGCCCGGTCGGCGACCGCTACAAGACCGGTTCGGTGTACGGGTTCGACGGCGTCGACGTTGACGCCGCCGGGGTCACCCCGAAGGGCACCTGGAACGACTACGAGATCCGGGTGGTCGGGCAGCACTACTCGATCTTCCGCAACGGGGAGCTGGTCAACGAGTTCGTCAACACCCCTGACCTGGTGTTCGACCCGCCTCGGGCCGACGACCCGGGCGGTGCCGGTCGGCAGCGGACCGAAGGTTACCTCGGCCTGCAGGTGCACGGCGCGGACGACATCGTCAGCTTCCGCAACGTCCGGATCGCCCCGCTGACGCCGTGA
- a CDS encoding iron-siderophore ABC transporter substrate-binding protein has translation MRTRSMTAALAAVLFIPSALAACGTSDPQTADETPTANASGDCADDTTVTSTGPVEVTDALGRTVTLDEPAQRVAVLEWQQIEDVLTLCLTPVAVADPDGYRTWDTAEELPDGVADVGLRGEPNLDALFAADPDLVIVEATAEDDPVIAQLAEYDVPVLATRGADAADPVQNMLDTFAMIAETLGRSDRADLVADEFQASLDEAKQQIAGAELTSTEFVYFDGWVQGGNVAIRPFGQGSLVGELGEAIGLTNAWTGEVDPAYGLGQTDIEGMTTVGDATLLYTGTTDPAGSVLTELEKNEIWASLPAVEQGRAYAFPAGIWTFGGPRSSQQVLDAYVDVLAS, from the coding sequence ATGAGAACCCGATCGATGACGGCTGCCCTGGCCGCCGTCCTGTTTATCCCGTCGGCGCTGGCCGCCTGCGGCACCAGCGACCCGCAGACCGCAGACGAGACGCCCACGGCCAACGCCTCCGGTGATTGCGCCGACGACACCACCGTGACCTCTACCGGACCGGTGGAGGTCACCGACGCGCTCGGGCGCACCGTGACGTTGGACGAGCCGGCACAGCGGGTGGCCGTACTGGAATGGCAGCAGATCGAGGACGTCCTCACCCTGTGCCTCACCCCGGTGGCGGTGGCCGACCCGGACGGCTACCGCACCTGGGACACCGCCGAGGAGCTGCCGGACGGCGTCGCCGACGTGGGACTGCGCGGCGAGCCCAACCTCGACGCGCTGTTCGCCGCCGACCCGGACCTGGTGATCGTCGAGGCCACCGCCGAGGACGACCCGGTCATCGCGCAGCTCGCCGAGTACGACGTCCCGGTGCTGGCCACCCGGGGGGCGGATGCCGCCGACCCGGTCCAGAACATGCTGGACACCTTCGCGATGATCGCCGAGACCCTCGGCCGCTCCGATCGGGCCGACCTCGTCGCCGACGAGTTCCAGGCCAGCCTGGACGAGGCGAAGCAGCAGATCGCCGGCGCTGAGCTCACGAGCACCGAGTTCGTCTACTTCGACGGCTGGGTCCAGGGCGGCAACGTCGCTATCCGGCCGTTCGGCCAGGGATCGCTGGTCGGTGAACTCGGCGAGGCGATCGGCCTGACGAACGCCTGGACCGGCGAGGTCGACCCGGCGTACGGCCTTGGTCAGACCGACATCGAGGGGATGACCACCGTCGGCGACGCCACCCTGTTGTACACCGGCACCACCGACCCCGCCGGCAGCGTCCTGACCGAGCTGGAGAAGAACGAGATCTGGGCGTCGCTGCCGGCGGTCGAGCAGGGGCGGGCGTACGCCTTCCCGGCCGGCATCTGGACCTTCGGCGGCCCCCGCTCGTCGCAGCAGGTGCTCGACGCCTACGTCGACGTCCTGGCCAGCTGA
- a CDS encoding glycosyltransferase family 4 protein — MCETTTRVRPAAGGVATRQTTADAATGTFRILATAAVFEPGFRGGGPIRSLRFILDTLPDDLDVTLVTRDRDLHASDRYPGLSGELVHRDRRCAVFYLDPVRPRQWLRLLRQIRSRPVDLLYVNSLWSMYSVVPILAVALRLLRIPAIMIAPRGELAPAALAIKGGKKRLFLAVWAPVLRRLGVRWQACSQLEADQIAAALPWARVMVNGNECPIPDRPPPPVVAHDGPLRLVFIGRISPMKNLDTALAAVAQATRPVDFDIFGPDEDEPYWARCGQLIATVPGHVRVRYHGELPAAEVLSTFARYDAFLFPTLGENFGHVILESLAAGCPVVCSDRTPFSELISSAGGVVVRPLTVSALAEAVNELAGRSAGERAAAKVTAGRRYRLWRRQARELNVLDHARHFCR; from the coding sequence GTGTGTGAAACGACGACCCGGGTCCGACCCGCCGCCGGCGGGGTGGCGACCCGGCAGACCACCGCCGACGCGGCGACCGGGACCTTCCGGATCCTCGCCACCGCTGCGGTGTTTGAGCCGGGGTTCCGTGGCGGCGGCCCGATCCGGTCGCTGCGCTTCATCCTGGACACCCTGCCTGACGACCTCGACGTCACCCTGGTCACCCGCGACCGGGACCTGCACGCGAGCGACCGGTACCCGGGGCTGTCCGGCGAACTGGTCCACCGCGACCGCCGCTGCGCGGTGTTCTATCTCGACCCGGTGCGCCCCCGGCAGTGGCTGCGGCTGCTGCGGCAGATCCGGTCGCGGCCGGTTGATCTGCTGTACGTCAACAGCCTGTGGTCGATGTACTCGGTGGTCCCGATCCTGGCGGTGGCCCTGCGGCTGCTGCGGATACCGGCGATCATGATCGCCCCACGCGGCGAACTGGCCCCCGCCGCTCTGGCCATCAAGGGCGGCAAGAAGCGGCTCTTCCTTGCGGTGTGGGCACCGGTGCTGCGTCGCCTCGGTGTGCGGTGGCAGGCGTGCAGCCAGCTGGAGGCGGATCAGATCGCGGCGGCGCTGCCCTGGGCACGGGTGATGGTCAACGGCAACGAGTGTCCGATCCCGGATCGTCCGCCGCCACCGGTCGTGGCGCACGACGGTCCGTTGCGGCTGGTCTTCATCGGCCGGATCTCACCGATGAAGAACCTGGACACGGCGTTGGCAGCGGTGGCCCAGGCAACCCGGCCGGTCGACTTCGACATCTTCGGGCCCGATGAGGACGAGCCGTACTGGGCGCGGTGCGGTCAGCTCATCGCGACGGTGCCCGGCCATGTCCGGGTGCGGTACCACGGCGAACTGCCGGCCGCCGAGGTGCTGTCGACCTTCGCCCGGTACGACGCATTCCTGTTCCCGACGCTGGGCGAGAACTTCGGACACGTCATCCTGGAGAGCCTGGCGGCCGGCTGCCCGGTCGTCTGTTCCGACCGGACCCCGTTCAGTGAGTTGATCTCCAGCGCCGGCGGGGTGGTGGTCCGGCCGCTGACGGTGTCGGCGCTGGCCGAGGCGGTGAACGAGCTGGCTGGCCGGTCGGCGGGTGAGCGGGCCGCGGCGAAGGTGACGGCGGGGCGGCGGTACCGGCTATGGCGGCGGCAGGCGCGCGAACTCAACGTCCTCGACCACGCCCGCCACTTCTGCCGGTGA
- a CDS encoding acyltransferase, with amino-acid sequence MRDHLAASRDPEAFVRSLGVNLTGRVRFYGVNRAMFGSEPWLITIGDNVYITSGVQFVTHDGGTLILRKEHPELDWTAPIVIGDDVYIGMRAMILAGVTIGNRCVIGAGSVVTRDIPDNTVAAGVPARPLRTTDDYLRSLQAKSLGIGHLPVAAKHAEMKRIYGVPAR; translated from the coding sequence GTGCGGGACCATCTGGCGGCCAGCCGGGATCCCGAGGCGTTCGTCAGATCGTTGGGAGTCAACCTGACCGGCCGGGTGCGCTTCTACGGCGTGAACCGGGCGATGTTCGGCTCGGAACCGTGGCTGATCACGATCGGCGACAACGTCTACATCACCTCCGGGGTGCAGTTCGTCACCCACGACGGGGGAACCCTGATCCTCCGCAAGGAGCATCCCGAACTGGACTGGACGGCTCCGATCGTCATCGGTGACGACGTCTACATCGGGATGCGGGCGATGATCCTGGCCGGGGTGACCATCGGCAACCGGTGCGTCATCGGCGCGGGTTCGGTCGTCACCCGCGACATCCCGGACAACACGGTGGCTGCGGGGGTGCCGGCCCGACCGCTGCGCACGACCGACGACTATCTGCGCAGTCTGCAGGCCAAGTCGCTGGGTATCGGCCACCTTCCGGTGGCCGCCAAGCATGCGGAGATGAAGCGGATCTACGGCGTACCGGCGCGGTGA
- a CDS encoding ABC transporter ATP-binding protein, translated as MIATALHGDDLVLGYQRTTVVHGVSVAIHPGVVTALIGPNGSGKSTVLRSLARLHRASSGRIMLSSGNGDLEDAAPLSARDFARRVTLLSQSRPHPSGLRVRDVVAFGRHPHRRRFSPLTDTDQAMVDHAMELTGTTPMAHRAVDQLSGGELQRVWLAACLAQDTGVLLLDEPTNHLDLRYQVEILDLVRDLADRHQTALGVVLHDLNQAADVADQIVLLSQGRVRAAGPAAEVLTTEHLSEVYGLPIDTTVDPATGLVRVEPRGRHHRRR; from the coding sequence ATGATCGCGACGGCGTTGCACGGCGACGACCTGGTGCTCGGATACCAGCGCACCACGGTCGTCCACGGCGTGTCCGTCGCCATCCACCCCGGCGTGGTGACCGCCCTGATCGGCCCCAACGGCAGTGGCAAGTCCACCGTGCTGCGTTCGCTCGCCCGACTGCACCGGGCATCGTCCGGCCGGATCATGCTCAGCAGCGGCAACGGCGACCTCGAGGACGCGGCACCGCTGTCCGCCCGCGACTTCGCCCGCCGGGTGACCCTGCTGTCCCAGTCGCGACCGCACCCGTCCGGCCTGCGGGTCCGCGACGTCGTCGCCTTCGGGCGCCACCCGCACCGGCGCCGGTTCAGCCCGCTCACCGACACCGACCAGGCGATGGTCGACCACGCCATGGAGCTGACCGGGACCACGCCGATGGCCCACCGCGCGGTCGACCAGCTCTCCGGCGGTGAGCTGCAACGGGTGTGGCTGGCCGCCTGTCTCGCCCAGGACACCGGCGTGCTGCTGCTCGACGAGCCGACCAACCATCTCGACCTGCGCTACCAGGTCGAGATCCTCGACCTGGTCCGTGACCTCGCGGACCGGCACCAGACGGCGCTCGGCGTCGTCCTGCACGACCTGAACCAGGCCGCCGACGTGGCCGACCAGATCGTGCTGCTGAGCCAGGGCCGGGTGCGGGCCGCCGGCCCGGCGGCCGAGGTACTGACCACGGAGCACCTCTCCGAGGTCTACGGGTTGCCGATCGACACCACCGTGGACCCGGCCACCGGTCTGGTGCGGGTCGAGCCCCGAGGGCGACACCACCGGCGCCGCTGA
- a CDS encoding serine hydrolase domain-containing protein, giving the protein MVDGAVQPVHHPGQPDDLRPGADNRHHAGHDRLLHCRFGTPGAPPPTQSGQSPHIPTKHRTTGNDSVDRSAGPSRGAANHEIRIRTRHGKPRTRRSGDRGDTVEQVASNRACVRHYAGTEADDGADPDDVAQWQAEDTDLGTTWYANATAAAAEFWDSDLVCSIGDPHYSTHGYTILGAALEGATGTPVGELTESELTAAFNLGTLRPENLSDTSVRRSTFYDGANDEYGGDEVSWKVLGGGMESSVADLARFGDKLIGGEIVGPDSLDPMWVDTGWSYAYGWSISTEDGHRRIGKTGGADGSTAYLQMYPDDGIVVAVLMNRADGVAGENRAGVLGSEIGTLVLNTLP; this is encoded by the coding sequence ATGGTCGACGGTGCGGTCCAGCCGGTCCATCACCCGGGACAGCCGGATGATCTCCGGCCGGGTGCCGACAACCGTCATCACGCGGGTCATGACCGACTCCTTCATTGCCGATTCGGGACGCCTGGGGCACCACCACCCACGCAAAGCGGGCAATCTCCTCATATACCAACGAAGCATCGCACTACCGGTAACGACAGCGTTGATCGGTCAGCCGGACCATCGAGAGGAGCAGCAAACCATGAGATCCGAATCCGTACGCGGCACGGGAAGCCGCGTACTCGCCGCTCTGGTGATCGCGGCGACACGGTGGAGCAGGTGGCCAGCAACCGTGCCTGTGTGCGGCACTACGCGGGCACGGAGGCCGACGACGGCGCCGACCCGGACGACGTCGCGCAGTGGCAGGCCGAGGACACCGATCTCGGCACCACCTGGTACGCCAACGCCACCGCGGCCGCGGCCGAGTTCTGGGACTCCGACCTGGTCTGCTCGATCGGTGACCCGCACTACAGCACCCACGGCTACACCATCCTGGGCGCGGCGTTGGAGGGCGCGACCGGCACCCCGGTGGGCGAGCTGACCGAATCGGAGCTGACTGCCGCGTTCAACCTGGGCACCCTGCGGCCCGAGAACCTGTCGGACACCTCGGTGCGGCGCAGCACCTTCTACGACGGCGCCAACGACGAGTACGGCGGCGACGAGGTGAGCTGGAAGGTCCTCGGCGGCGGGATGGAGTCCTCGGTCGCCGACCTGGCCCGCTTCGGCGACAAGCTGATCGGCGGCGAGATCGTCGGCCCGGACTCGCTCGACCCCATGTGGGTCGACACCGGGTGGAGCTACGCGTACGGGTGGTCGATCAGCACCGAGGACGGGCACCGCCGGATCGGCAAGACCGGTGGCGCCGACGGTTCCACCGCGTATCTACAGATGTACCCGGACGACGGGATCGTGGTGGCGGTACTGATGAACCGGGCCGACGGGGTGGCCGGCGAGAACCGGGCCGGTGTGCTCGGCTCCGAGATCGGCACGCTGGTGCTGAACACCCTGCCCTGA
- a CDS encoding iron ABC transporter permease — protein sequence MPTGLRPTPGTVATRPVAASGADRRAVVGGLGTLLSLGLALVVAAGWHLTQGTSGVGLADLLAAAGGGDTGADEAVREILLGSRLPRLAAGIAVGFALGVAGALFQSLARNTLASPDTLAVTAGAYFAVSAVAAFGLGVPLWASGVVAFVGGLLAAGLVLGLAGGAGSSTTRLVLAGSVVAMALQSATAAVLIGFQQETTGLFAWGSGSLSQLGLTAFGQAAPVVVGATAVAGLLARRLDLLGLGDDTAGALGVPVRATRAVGTVLAVLLTAAAVTLAGPIGFVGLCAPAVTRMSARFVPALHRHAVLVPAAGLVGALTVVLADGVIRALLGADRAGQVPTGVATTLVGAVLLIVLARRVRDFGPTRQPPGSRMGPRSRRRYRTVLAVVSATAAGAGLLGLLAGNTWLLTGDIALWLSGEGPPVIRFALDERAPRVAAALAAGGALALSGSLVQATCRNPLAEPGILGITGGAGLAAVIVVTGGVGGNATMIAAATGAALAAFGLVYSVAWRGGLHTDRLVLIGVGVWYAATALTTYLLVRSNPWDTPKIYTWLSGTTYGRSWTQVVPVVVALLVALPVALAAHRELDLIAIDEDSPRIVGVGLERIRLLVLAVAAVLAALSVTAIGVVGFVGLVAPHAARALVGGRHARIIPVAVLLGAVLLGLADTVGRTVVAPAQLPAGLAVALIGAPYFVYLLARSRA from the coding sequence GTGCCCACGGGGCTCCGTCCGACGCCGGGCACCGTCGCCACCAGACCGGTGGCGGCGTCCGGTGCGGACCGCCGGGCCGTGGTCGGCGGGTTGGGCACCCTGCTGTCGCTCGGGCTGGCCCTGGTGGTCGCCGCCGGCTGGCACCTGACCCAGGGCACCTCGGGGGTGGGGCTCGCCGACCTGCTCGCGGCGGCGGGCGGCGGGGACACAGGTGCCGACGAGGCGGTCCGGGAGATCCTGCTCGGCTCCCGGCTCCCGCGGCTGGCGGCCGGAATCGCGGTCGGCTTCGCCCTCGGCGTCGCCGGCGCGCTGTTCCAGTCGCTGGCCCGCAACACACTCGCCTCACCGGACACCCTCGCGGTGACCGCGGGGGCGTACTTCGCCGTCAGTGCGGTCGCGGCGTTCGGCCTCGGTGTGCCGCTCTGGGCGTCGGGCGTCGTCGCCTTCGTCGGCGGGCTGCTGGCCGCCGGTCTCGTTCTGGGTCTCGCCGGCGGCGCGGGCAGCTCGACGACTCGTCTCGTGCTGGCCGGCTCCGTCGTCGCGATGGCGTTGCAGTCGGCCACGGCCGCGGTGCTGATCGGCTTCCAGCAGGAAACGACCGGGCTGTTCGCCTGGGGCAGCGGATCGCTGAGCCAGCTCGGGCTGACCGCCTTCGGGCAGGCCGCGCCGGTCGTGGTCGGCGCCACGGCTGTGGCCGGGCTGCTGGCCCGCCGACTCGACCTGCTGGGTCTCGGCGACGACACGGCCGGGGCGCTGGGCGTACCGGTCCGGGCGACCCGGGCGGTCGGGACGGTGCTCGCGGTGCTGCTCACCGCGGCGGCGGTGACCCTGGCCGGCCCGATCGGGTTCGTCGGTCTCTGCGCGCCGGCGGTGACCCGGATGTCGGCACGGTTCGTACCGGCGCTGCACCGGCACGCCGTACTGGTGCCGGCGGCGGGTCTGGTCGGCGCGCTGACGGTCGTCCTGGCCGACGGGGTGATCCGCGCCCTGCTCGGCGCGGACCGGGCCGGTCAGGTGCCGACCGGGGTGGCCACCACCCTGGTCGGTGCCGTCCTGCTCATCGTGCTGGCCCGCCGGGTACGCGACTTCGGCCCGACCCGGCAACCGCCGGGCAGCCGGATGGGGCCCCGGAGCCGCCGCCGGTACCGGACGGTCCTGGCGGTCGTCAGCGCGACCGCCGCCGGCGCCGGGCTGCTCGGCCTGCTCGCCGGCAACACCTGGCTGCTCACCGGCGACATCGCGCTCTGGCTGTCCGGTGAAGGACCGCCCGTCATCCGCTTCGCACTGGACGAACGGGCACCACGGGTGGCGGCGGCGCTGGCCGCCGGGGGTGCCCTCGCGTTGTCCGGTTCCCTGGTCCAGGCGACCTGCCGCAATCCGCTCGCCGAGCCGGGAATCCTCGGCATCACCGGTGGGGCCGGGCTGGCCGCAGTGATCGTGGTGACCGGCGGCGTCGGCGGCAACGCGACGATGATCGCCGCCGCCACCGGCGCCGCGCTGGCCGCCTTCGGTCTGGTCTACTCCGTGGCCTGGCGGGGCGGGCTGCACACCGACCGGCTGGTCCTGATCGGTGTCGGGGTCTGGTACGCGGCGACCGCCCTGACGACCTATCTGCTGGTGCGGTCGAATCCGTGGGACACGCCGAAGATCTACACGTGGCTGTCCGGCACGACGTACGGCCGCAGTTGGACCCAGGTGGTCCCGGTGGTGGTCGCCCTGCTGGTGGCGCTGCCGGTCGCCCTGGCCGCCCACCGCGAGCTGGACCTGATCGCGATCGACGAGGACTCGCCCCGGATCGTCGGTGTCGGTCTGGAACGGATCCGTCTCCTGGTGCTGGCGGTCGCCGCCGTGCTGGCCGCGTTGAGCGTGACCGCGATCGGTGTCGTCGGCTTCGTCGGACTGGTCGCGCCGCACGCCGCACGGGCGCTCGTCGGCGGCCGGCACGCGCGGATCATCCCGGTCGCGGTGCTGCTCGGTGCGGTCCTGCTCGGACTGGCCGACACCGTGGGCCGTACCGTCGTCGCGCCGGCCCAACTGCCGGCCGGCCTGGCGGTGGCGTTGATCGGTGCCCCGTACTTCGTCTACCTACTGGCCCGGTCCCGGGCCTGA
- the wecB gene encoding UDP-N-acetylglucosamine 2-epimerase (non-hydrolyzing): MTRVMTVVGTRPEIIRLSRVMDRLDRTVDHVLVHTGQNWDPVLSEVFFTELRLRPPDRSLGVDTTSLGRVLGGVLVGIEAALDDCRPDALLVLGDTNSAIAALMARRMRVPVYHMEAGNRCFDLNVPEETNRRLVDHVSDFNLVYSEHARRNLIAEGLHPRRILHTGSPMREVLEHHRADIARSTVLDQLGLTAGGYFVVSAHREENVDRPDRLHQLLDCLRAVRDEWALPVLVSTHPRTRKRLEVLATDPTSLDRITFHEPFGLFDYVRLQCAARCTLSDSGTISEEAAILGFPAVTLRESIERPEALDVGGIIMTGLDPAGVVEAVRATVEQVASAGVPCPADYQVPDTSRRVVDFILSTVRRHHEWAGLRR; the protein is encoded by the coding sequence ATGACCCGCGTGATGACGGTTGTCGGCACCCGGCCGGAGATCATCCGGCTGTCCCGGGTGATGGACCGGCTGGACCGCACCGTCGACCATGTCCTGGTACACACCGGGCAGAACTGGGATCCGGTCCTCTCCGAGGTCTTCTTCACCGAGCTGCGGCTGCGCCCGCCGGACCGGTCGCTGGGCGTGGACACCACCTCGCTCGGTCGGGTGCTCGGCGGCGTCCTGGTCGGCATCGAGGCCGCCCTCGACGACTGCCGGCCGGACGCCCTGCTGGTGCTCGGGGACACCAACAGTGCCATCGCCGCCCTGATGGCCCGCCGGATGCGGGTGCCGGTCTACCACATGGAGGCCGGCAACCGGTGCTTCGACCTGAACGTGCCCGAGGAGACCAACCGGCGCCTGGTCGACCACGTCTCCGACTTCAATCTCGTCTACAGCGAGCACGCCCGCCGCAACCTGATCGCCGAAGGCCTCCATCCGCGCCGCATCCTGCACACCGGCTCACCGATGCGGGAGGTGCTGGAGCACCATCGGGCGGATATCGCCAGGTCCACCGTGCTCGACCAACTCGGGCTGACCGCCGGCGGGTACTTCGTGGTCAGCGCCCACCGTGAGGAGAACGTCGACCGGCCGGACCGGCTGCACCAGCTGCTCGACTGTCTGCGGGCGGTACGCGACGAGTGGGCGCTACCGGTGCTGGTCTCCACCCATCCGCGTACCCGCAAACGGCTGGAGGTGCTGGCCACCGACCCGACCAGCCTCGACCGGATCACCTTCCACGAGCCGTTCGGGCTGTTCGACTACGTACGCCTGCAGTGCGCCGCCCGCTGCACGCTGTCGGACAGCGGCACGATCAGCGAGGAAGCGGCGATCCTGGGCTTTCCAGCGGTGACGCTGCGGGAGTCGATCGAACGGCCGGAGGCCTTGGACGTCGGTGGCATCATCATGACCGGGCTGGACCCGGCCGGCGTGGTGGAAGCCGTCCGGGCAACCGTCGAGCAGGTCGCCTCGGCCGGGGTACCCTGCCCGGCGGACTACCAGGTGCCCGACACCTCACGGCGGGTCGTCGACTTCATCCTGTCCACCGTGCGGCGCCACCACGAGTGGGCCGGGCTGCGTCGCTGA